A region from the Wolbachia endosymbiont (group A) of Rhinocyllus conicus genome encodes:
- a CDS encoding RluA family pseudouridine synthase, producing the protein MQTVDISIHPNKVMENIKTISVKDDNVRLDRYIRRIFPDLKQSVIEKSLRKGLIKVDDCKAKSSDRVNSGQTITLKHLNYIENANSDRKYNEKLVNLLRENILYEDEYILAINKPAGVIVQGGVKVKISISDLLDQIREEETFKIVHRLDRDTSGVIIFARNASVARYLMEEFKGRRVKKTYLALTSGIPSKDSGTIDYPLVKKYVSGQEKVVVDENSPQNATTHFSIMARLEHNVAYLKLQPITGRTHQLRAHLAHINCPILGDGKYGGKKAFINGVANKIHLHSHSLSLKLPSNKEITITAPIPKHIEKSIEVLFFD; encoded by the coding sequence ATGCAAACAGTTGATATTAGCATACATCCAAATAAAGTAATGGAGAATATAAAAACCATATCAGTAAAAGACGATAACGTTAGGCTGGATAGGTACATCAGAAGAATCTTTCCTGATCTAAAGCAATCTGTAATTGAAAAATCTTTAAGGAAAGGGTTAATCAAAGTTGATGATTGCAAAGCAAAGTCTAGTGATAGAGTAAATTCTGGACAAACTATAACGCTGAAGCACTTGAATTATATTGAGAACGCTAATTCTGATCGCAAATATAATGAAAAGTTAGTGAATCTACTAAGAGAGAACATATTATATGAAGACGAATATATACTAGCTATAAACAAACCCGCAGGGGTCATCGTTCAAGGTGGCGTAAAAGTAAAGATTAGCATTAGTGATTTGCTTGACCAAATAAGAGAGGAAGAAACATTTAAAATTGTCCATAGGCTGGATAGAGATACGAGTGGAGTGATAATATTCGCACGCAATGCTAGTGTTGCCAGATACCTTATGGAGGAATTTAAAGGACGAAGGGTAAAAAAAACTTACTTGGCATTGACTTCTGGCATACCGAGCAAGGATAGTGGAACAATAGACTATCCATTGGTGAAAAAATATGTTTCAGGTCAAGAAAAAGTGGTCGTTGATGAAAATTCACCTCAGAATGCCACTACGCATTTTTCAATTATGGCAAGGTTAGAACATAATGTCGCTTATTTAAAATTACAACCAATTACCGGCAGGACCCATCAGTTACGTGCACATTTAGCTCATATAAATTGCCCTATTCTTGGTGACGGTAAATACGGTGGTAAAAAAGCTTTTATTAATGGGGTAGCAAATAAAATTCACCTTCATTCGCATTCTTTATCTTTAAAATTACCAAGCAATAAAGAAATCACTATTACTGCTCCTATCCCTAAGCACATTGAAAAGTCTATTGAAGTGCTATTTTTCGACTGA
- a CDS encoding MFS transporter, translated as MNDIQKAILSSIICNMIIWYEVTLFGVLTHIISNVFFPSESDYLSTIKFLGSFAIGFGFRPLGAFIFGYIGDKYGRRKVLLTSVILASISSTAIAIIPSFKEIGIFSPILLLLCRITQGMAAGGETSINSAFLIEHSSDKKNLGFLGSMKAFSGALGSITCFVMIAICKKFTGENYEIWGWRLLFYFCFIMGIIGFLIRYIMEESLAYKIHDQNRSLSHSPFLELIRDYKKAFVLAIGLGVAQNAIVYSAIMFYNISVKELILSGIDIKNVVRIMVEITFGTSAVLFAILSDKVGRKNVMIPTLVALACAGLPVLSLLSYDNHYIVTLTFLLISVPIGASFGIYNSLACELFPTKVRCTGFSLAHNISAGIFGGLSPYICMWLIEKTETKLAAGIYLTACALISLISVLQIKAKDRKVDW; from the coding sequence ATGAACGATATTCAAAAAGCAATACTATCAAGCATAATCTGCAATATGATTATATGGTATGAAGTAACTCTGTTTGGAGTTTTGACGCATATAATAAGTAACGTTTTTTTTCCTTCAGAAAGTGATTATTTAAGCACAATCAAATTTCTTGGCAGTTTTGCAATTGGATTTGGATTTAGACCACTTGGTGCATTTATTTTTGGTTACATTGGAGATAAGTACGGTAGGAGGAAAGTTTTGCTGACTTCCGTAATATTAGCTTCGATATCATCTACTGCAATTGCGATTATACCAAGCTTTAAAGAAATAGGAATATTTTCTCCTATACTGCTTCTGCTTTGTAGAATAACACAAGGAATGGCAGCAGGTGGAGAAACAAGTATCAATTCAGCTTTTTTAATAGAGCATTCAAGCGATAAAAAAAATCTAGGCTTTTTAGGTAGCATGAAAGCTTTTAGTGGTGCTCTTGGTTCTATTACATGTTTTGTAATGATAGCTATTTGCAAAAAATTTACAGGTGAAAATTATGAAATTTGGGGCTGGAGGTTGCTCTTCTATTTCTGCTTTATTATGGGCATAATAGGCTTCTTAATAAGATACATAATGGAAGAGAGCCTAGCATATAAAATTCATGATCAAAATAGAAGCTTATCTCATTCTCCATTTTTAGAATTAATCAGGGACTATAAAAAGGCATTTGTGCTAGCAATTGGGCTTGGCGTTGCCCAAAATGCAATTGTTTATTCAGCAATCATGTTTTACAACATATCTGTAAAAGAACTTATTCTCTCAGGTATTGATATAAAAAATGTAGTAAGGATTATGGTTGAAATTACATTTGGAACGTCCGCAGTGCTATTTGCAATACTGTCTGATAAAGTTGGAAGAAAAAATGTAATGATTCCTACATTAGTAGCTCTAGCTTGCGCCGGTTTGCCGGTACTTTCGCTATTATCGTATGATAATCACTATATTGTAACGCTCACTTTTCTGTTGATAAGTGTGCCGATAGGTGCATCTTTTGGGATATATAATTCTCTTGCCTGTGAGTTATTTCCAACGAAAGTTAGGTGCACCGGCTTTAGCCTCGCACATAACATATCTGCAGGAATTTTTGGTGGCCTTTCTCCATACATATGCATGTGGCTTATAGAAAAAACCGAAACAAAACTTGCAGCAGGTATTTATCTTACTGCCTGCGCATTAATTAGCCTAATATCTGTGCTTCAAATCAAAGCCAAAGACAGAAAAGTTGATTGGTGA
- the aspS gene encoding aspartate--tRNA ligase → MNCYKTHTCEELRKNDVGKEVTLSGWLYRKRDHGNLIFVDLRDFYGITQLVFNNDKDFFDEISNLKSESVITVTGIVEARTEDTVNSSIATGEIEVVVSNLHVESEVEFHCDEEIAKEERSILASIAGEQEYPENMRFKYRFLDLRRENTRNNIILRSQIIAELRKLMIEQGFLEIQTPILTASSPEGARDYLVPSRLNLGKFYALPQAPQIFKQLLMVSGFDKYFQIAPCFRDEDARADRSPGEFYQLDLEMSFVTQEDIFQIIESTLYKVFAKFSRKSVDKDFPRITYKEAMLKYGSDKPDLRNPLLISDVTEIFRDSEFNIFKSNIDRGMVVRAIPAPKTAEEPRSFFDKKIEHAQKEFGAKGLGYITFDKDGIAKGPIAKFLDENRLNSIKEITDVKPGDSVFFASDKENEAATIAGKVRTLLGSELSLIDDNIFKFCWIIDFPYFVYDDKSKKIDFFHNPFSMPHGGLKDLEDKNPLDILAYQYDLVCNGIELSSGAIRSNKLDIMYKAFAIAGYSKEEVDTKFGALVRAFRFGVPPHGGIAPGVDRMVMLLADEPNIREVICFPMNQQGEDVLMGAPSEVDNKHLRELSLKVIE, encoded by the coding sequence ATGAACTGCTATAAAACTCACACGTGTGAAGAATTAAGGAAGAATGATGTAGGAAAGGAAGTTACCCTCTCTGGATGGTTATATCGTAAGCGCGATCACGGTAACTTAATTTTTGTTGATTTAAGAGACTTCTATGGAATCACTCAACTAGTATTTAATAATGATAAAGATTTTTTTGATGAGATTTCAAATTTAAAATCAGAAAGTGTGATCACTGTTACAGGAATAGTTGAAGCTAGAACTGAAGATACGGTAAACAGCTCTATCGCAACCGGAGAAATTGAGGTTGTAGTTAGCAATTTGCACGTTGAATCGGAAGTCGAGTTCCACTGTGATGAAGAAATAGCAAAAGAAGAAAGAAGTATATTAGCGAGCATTGCTGGCGAACAAGAATACCCAGAAAATATGAGATTTAAATATCGGTTTCTTGATTTAAGGCGAGAAAACACCCGCAACAATATTATTCTGCGCTCACAAATTATTGCAGAACTCCGCAAGCTCATGATAGAGCAAGGGTTTTTGGAAATTCAGACTCCAATACTTACTGCTTCGTCCCCTGAAGGTGCACGTGATTATTTGGTGCCAAGCAGACTAAATCTTGGTAAATTTTATGCATTGCCGCAAGCTCCACAGATTTTTAAGCAATTGCTCATGGTTTCAGGGTTTGATAAATATTTTCAAATTGCACCGTGTTTCCGTGACGAAGACGCAAGGGCTGACCGTTCTCCGGGGGAGTTTTATCAACTAGATCTTGAAATGTCTTTTGTGACTCAAGAAGACATCTTTCAGATTATTGAGTCTACCTTATATAAAGTGTTTGCTAAATTTTCTCGTAAGTCTGTCGATAAAGATTTTCCACGTATTACATATAAAGAAGCAATGCTCAAATATGGTTCTGATAAGCCAGATCTGCGCAATCCATTATTAATCAGCGATGTTACAGAAATTTTCCGTGATTCAGAGTTCAATATTTTCAAAAGTAATATTGATCGTGGTATGGTAGTCAGAGCCATCCCTGCTCCTAAAACAGCAGAAGAACCACGCAGCTTCTTTGATAAAAAAATAGAACATGCGCAAAAAGAATTCGGCGCTAAGGGGCTTGGGTATATAACATTTGATAAGGACGGCATCGCAAAAGGGCCAATTGCTAAATTCCTTGATGAAAACAGGCTAAATTCTATAAAAGAAATAACGGATGTAAAGCCTGGAGATAGTGTATTTTTTGCTTCTGATAAGGAAAATGAAGCAGCAACAATTGCAGGGAAAGTGCGCACTCTTTTAGGGTCAGAACTCAGTCTTATAGATGATAATATCTTCAAGTTTTGTTGGATCATTGATTTTCCCTATTTTGTATATGACGATAAAAGTAAAAAAATCGATTTCTTTCATAACCCATTCTCCATGCCACATGGCGGCTTGAAAGATTTAGAGGACAAAAATCCACTGGATATCCTTGCTTACCAATATGATCTTGTTTGCAATGGAATAGAGCTTTCAAGTGGAGCAATTCGTAGTAACAAGCTGGATATCATGTATAAGGCCTTTGCCATTGCAGGCTACAGCAAAGAAGAAGTTGATACAAAATTTGGCGCACTTGTGCGTGCATTCAGGTTTGGTGTGCCCCCTCATGGTGGAATAGCACCAGGGGTTGATAGAATGGTTATGCTACTTGCTGATGAGCCAAACATTCGTGAAGTAATCTGTTTTCCTATGAATCAGCAAGGAGAGGATGTTCTAATGGGTGCTCCTTCTGAAGTGGACAATAAACATTTACGTGAATTATCCTTAAAGGTTATTGAATAA
- the ccmA gene encoding heme ABC exporter ATP-binding protein CcmA: protein MLECENLSCARNNKVLFKHLSFKAEPKSKILITGPNGSGKTSLIRSLSGLLPPVSGNIRYCGKDIYDDPKSYIPSMVYIGHKNACKDSLTVAQNIEFWAGIRNTRELIVAAICCLQLQPVLNIRYGELSAGWKRRVALARLLISNANVWLIDEPFCNLDSATCELVLNLISIRSEQNGIVIITGHSSTEQLCDFTTIDIRDFNRLLA from the coding sequence ATGCTCGAATGTGAAAATTTATCCTGCGCTCGTAATAACAAAGTATTATTTAAACATCTCAGTTTTAAAGCTGAGCCAAAATCAAAGATTCTAATCACTGGTCCAAATGGTAGTGGTAAAACCAGCTTAATTAGAAGTTTATCTGGACTTTTACCGCCGGTATCAGGCAATATAAGGTACTGCGGAAAAGACATATATGATGATCCAAAATCCTATATACCTTCTATGGTCTATATAGGCCATAAGAATGCCTGTAAAGATAGCTTAACTGTTGCCCAAAACATAGAATTCTGGGCAGGAATACGAAATACTAGGGAATTGATTGTGGCAGCTATTTGTTGCTTGCAGTTACAGCCTGTACTTAATATTAGATATGGCGAACTTTCTGCAGGCTGGAAAAGAAGAGTTGCGCTTGCTCGCCTCTTGATTTCTAATGCAAACGTTTGGCTGATAGATGAACCATTTTGTAATCTTGATAGTGCAACGTGTGAATTAGTGCTGAACCTAATCTCAATACGCTCTGAGCAAAATGGTATAGTAATTATTACAGGGCATAGCTCTACAGAGCAATTGTGTGATTTTACAACGATTGATATACGCGATTTCAATAGACTTCTTGCATAG
- the pdhA gene encoding pyruvate dehydrogenase (acetyl-transferring) E1 component subunit alpha, which yields MKAENFTKEQIIGFYRKMLLIRRFEEKAGQLYGMGLIGGFCHLSIGQEAVAVGTQAASKLGDAFITSYRDHGLMLACNSDPNVVMAELTGKETGCSKGKGGSMHVFDVEKKFFGGHGIVGAQVPIGTGIAFANKYKKRDNVVFTYFGDGAVNQGQTYESFNMAALWKLPVVYIIENNGYAMGTSVERSTLVTELYKKGESFGIPGKQVDGMDFFSVYAATSEAAEHTRSGKGPILLEMKTYRYRGHSMSDPATYRLKEEVEDMKQNHDPIGTLKKYMIDNKIASEEECKVIDKEVRDLVKKSEDFAKNSKEPSVDELYTDVYKFVS from the coding sequence ATGAAAGCAGAAAATTTCACTAAAGAACAGATAATTGGATTCTACAGGAAAATGCTACTCATACGCAGATTTGAAGAAAAAGCAGGACAATTATATGGAATGGGATTAATAGGCGGGTTCTGTCACCTATCAATAGGGCAAGAAGCAGTTGCAGTTGGAACTCAAGCTGCATCAAAATTAGGTGACGCTTTTATTACAAGTTATAGAGACCATGGCTTAATGCTCGCATGTAATTCTGATCCAAATGTTGTAATGGCAGAACTCACTGGCAAAGAAACAGGATGCTCGAAAGGTAAAGGTGGTTCGATGCACGTATTTGACGTTGAAAAAAAATTCTTCGGTGGACATGGAATAGTGGGGGCACAAGTTCCAATTGGCACAGGAATAGCATTTGCTAATAAATATAAGAAAAGAGACAACGTGGTATTCACGTATTTTGGTGACGGTGCTGTAAATCAAGGGCAAACATATGAATCATTTAATATGGCAGCTTTATGGAAGTTACCTGTAGTTTATATTATAGAGAATAACGGATATGCAATGGGTACTTCTGTAGAAAGATCCACTTTGGTAACTGAGCTATATAAAAAAGGAGAAAGTTTTGGTATTCCTGGAAAACAAGTTGATGGAATGGATTTTTTCTCTGTTTATGCGGCTACAAGCGAAGCAGCGGAACACACACGCAGCGGAAAAGGGCCTATCCTGCTTGAAATGAAGACATATCGATATCGCGGCCATTCGATGTCAGATCCTGCTACTTACCGCTTAAAAGAAGAAGTTGAAGATATGAAGCAAAATCATGACCCTATAGGCACTTTAAAGAAATACATGATAGATAATAAAATTGCTTCAGAAGAAGAATGTAAAGTAATTGATAAGGAAGTACGTGATTTAGTAAAAAAGTCGGAAGATTTTGCCAAAAATAGTAAAGAACCAAGCGTTGATGAGTTGTATACTGATGTTTATAAATTTGTTAGCTAA
- the hemJ gene encoding protoporphyrinogen oxidase HemJ: protein MDYYRWLEAFHVISAIMWMAGMLYLPRLYVYHATVKPGSENDSLLQTMEKRLLRYIINPAMLFSLGLGITLMVIREAYREGWFHVKAFAILLMLIIHMLLAKYRKNFAMGSNEKKHVYFRVLNEAVTVLIIVIVIMVVVKPF, encoded by the coding sequence ATGGATTACTACCGCTGGCTCGAAGCTTTTCACGTTATCTCCGCCATTATGTGGATGGCAGGTATGCTTTATTTACCCAGGCTTTATGTCTACCACGCAACTGTAAAACCGGGATCGGAAAATGATAGCTTGCTTCAAACAATGGAAAAGAGGCTACTTAGATATATCATAAACCCTGCAATGCTTTTCTCACTTGGTCTTGGAATCACATTAATGGTTATTAGGGAAGCATATCGTGAAGGATGGTTTCATGTAAAAGCATTTGCAATACTTTTGATGTTAATTATTCATATGCTACTTGCAAAATATAGGAAAAATTTTGCAATGGGTTCAAATGAAAAAAAACACGTTTATTTTCGTGTTTTAAATGAAGCAGTTACGGTATTGATAATAGTTATAGTTATTATGGTTGTTGTAAAACCTTTTTGA
- the miaB gene encoding tRNA (N6-isopentenyl adenosine(37)-C2)-methylthiotransferase MiaB codes for MKGLYIKTYGCQMNVYDSVLMENIIKPLGFNVVSDAEKADLVILNTCHIREKAAEKLYSELGKIHSSRKEITIVVAGCVAQAEGEEVFRRAPFVDIVVGPQSIATLPELIVKASRSKGHVINTDFPEVAKFDKLPDECYGNSQGSSAFLAIQEGCDKFCTFCVVPYTRGAEYSRPVNEIFREALKLVANGAKEINLLGQNVNAYHGKCEGEVWDLGKLVSHIAKIEKLERIRYTTSHPRDMHESLYLAHAEEPKLMPFIHLPVQSGSNKILHAMNRKHTAEEYLEIIDRFRKLKPEIEFSSDFIVGFPGETEKDFEETVKLVEKIRYAQAYSFKYSPRPGTPGAERKDQVPEEVKTERLLRLQKLISKQQLEFNQSMVGKTIPALFSDKKGKHQNQIIGKSPYMQSVCIDDPEGKYRDKIVNVKVLEARQNSLLGCGAG; via the coding sequence ATGAAAGGCCTATATATTAAAACTTACGGCTGTCAGATGAACGTTTATGACTCCGTTTTAATGGAAAATATAATTAAACCTTTGGGGTTCAACGTTGTTAGTGATGCAGAAAAAGCTGATTTGGTGATACTGAACACTTGTCACATTAGAGAGAAGGCAGCAGAAAAGCTTTATTCTGAGCTCGGGAAAATTCATTCGTCACGAAAAGAAATTACTATAGTGGTGGCTGGATGTGTAGCGCAAGCAGAGGGAGAAGAAGTATTCAGAAGGGCTCCTTTTGTTGATATTGTTGTTGGTCCGCAGAGTATCGCTACCTTACCGGAGCTGATAGTCAAAGCAAGCAGAAGTAAAGGTCATGTAATAAACACTGATTTTCCTGAAGTTGCAAAGTTTGATAAATTGCCAGATGAATGCTATGGCAATAGCCAGGGGTCCTCTGCGTTTCTTGCCATACAAGAAGGTTGTGATAAATTTTGTACGTTTTGTGTGGTGCCCTATACTCGTGGAGCTGAGTATTCACGGCCAGTGAATGAAATATTTCGTGAAGCATTGAAATTAGTTGCAAATGGGGCGAAGGAAATCAATTTGCTTGGTCAGAACGTCAATGCTTACCATGGGAAATGCGAAGGGGAAGTGTGGGATTTAGGCAAATTAGTTAGTCATATTGCTAAAATTGAAAAGCTAGAGAGGATTCGTTATACAACTTCTCATCCAAGAGATATGCATGAATCTCTCTACTTGGCGCATGCGGAAGAGCCAAAACTCATGCCATTTATTCACCTGCCTGTGCAGTCAGGTTCGAATAAAATATTGCACGCGATGAACAGAAAGCACACTGCAGAGGAGTATTTGGAAATAATAGACAGATTTCGCAAATTGAAACCTGAAATCGAATTTTCTTCTGATTTTATTGTTGGTTTTCCTGGAGAAACCGAAAAAGATTTTGAAGAAACTGTAAAATTAGTAGAAAAAATTAGATATGCTCAGGCTTATAGCTTTAAATATAGCCCAAGACCAGGTACACCAGGAGCAGAAAGAAAAGATCAAGTACCAGAAGAGGTTAAAACAGAACGCCTTCTTCGTTTACAGAAATTAATTAGTAAGCAACAACTTGAGTTTAACCAGAGTATGGTAGGCAAAACTATACCTGCTTTGTTCAGTGATAAAAAAGGCAAACACCAAAACCAAATTATTGGTAAAAGCCCATATATGCAATCAGTGTGCATTGATGATCCTGAAGGTAAATACAGGGACAAAATAGTAAACGTGAAAGTGTTGGAAGCTCGGCAGAATAGTTTGTTGGGGTGTGGTGCAGGATAG
- the ileS gene encoding isoleucine--tRNA ligase → MKSKHYPDTVSSPDFSSLEKEIIKFWQENKVFERSVGERSKDNCFVFYDGPPFANGLPHYGHLLTGFIKDAFARYQTMLQKRVERRFGWDCHGLPAEMGAEKELGISGRTEIEKFGIEKFNNHCRTSVMRFSSEWEKYVNRQARWVDFHNDYKTMDKSFMESVMWAFKQLYDKGLVYESVRVVPYSWACETPLSNFETRLDNAYREKTSKAVTVAFELLENPQQFKSVKQKCKLLAWTTTPWTLPSNLALAIGKDIKYCAVSVHSLVSFQRVTLESISGSQCRSTGMTEVNERSSVNSEIYIFAESYLEKFISHSEQNNIPYENCNIKLKANDLAGLSYKPLFDYFKDTKNAFRVFVADYVTGEDGTGVVHTAPGFGEEDFYLCQSHDISVICPIDNSGKFTAEVSDLAGVHVFDTNDTVIKKLKEQGNWFKTEQYIHNYPHCWRTDTPLIYRTMPSWYVAVTKFKSRMVELNKRVNWIPNHIRDGQFGKWLEGAHDWSISRNRFWGTPIPVWQSDDTRYPRVDVYGSIEELERDFNVKVDDLHRPFIDTLTRPNPDDPTGKSVMRRVPDVFDCWFESGSMPFAQVHYPFENKEWFETADFITEYIAQTRGWFYTLFVLSTALFDREPFKNCICHGVVLDVKGQKLSKRLNNYADPMEVFDRYGSDALRFLMLSGSIVCGGNLLLDKKGNSIRDVLKNVIKPIWNSYHFFTMYANADGIKAEVCKDYQSTIDRYMISKCFEAVESIQTSMNSYNSQEACKILMNFFEVLNNWYIRRSRERFWKSDLDQDKTDAYNVLYTVFYYILRAAAPLLPLITENIWQGLKYEETSVHLADFPQLEKFDSQLIAKMDLVREICNSALSIRNTFNIRIRQPLGSMIIYHQSSCSFLEGEPFSVIPVRDTGIQCAENSNEYQEMIKDEVNVKKLKLVNRLEDIASLELKLNFPVLGKRIPEKIKTLVQYVKQGKWKQVESGVIRVADTGIQTQIPASRAGMTERGLIFLGDESENYIIEKGEYELLLKANSEFSSVFDNNKGVVILNTTLNDELILEGLARDVVRLIQETRKQADFHMSDRIRVIIKTEDEKIKEAINTWIEYIKEQTLALSLDINTEIGTNFYSKEYQDLNVSIER, encoded by the coding sequence ATGAAGTCAAAGCATTATCCTGATACAGTAAGTAGTCCTGATTTTTCGTCGTTAGAAAAAGAAATCATAAAATTTTGGCAGGAAAATAAAGTTTTTGAGCGGTCAGTTGGAGAACGTTCCAAGGATAATTGTTTTGTGTTTTATGATGGACCTCCGTTTGCAAATGGACTTCCACATTATGGACATTTACTCACTGGTTTCATCAAAGACGCATTTGCAAGATATCAAACTATGCTTCAAAAAAGGGTTGAACGTAGATTTGGTTGGGATTGCCATGGATTACCGGCTGAGATGGGTGCAGAAAAAGAACTTGGAATATCTGGTAGAACTGAGATAGAAAAATTCGGCATTGAAAAATTCAATAACCATTGTCGTACTTCTGTAATGAGATTTTCATCAGAGTGGGAAAAATATGTCAATAGGCAGGCAAGGTGGGTGGATTTTCATAATGACTATAAAACCATGGATAAATCATTCATGGAGTCGGTCATGTGGGCATTTAAACAGCTTTATGATAAGGGTCTAGTGTATGAATCAGTACGCGTTGTTCCATATAGCTGGGCGTGCGAAACTCCATTATCCAATTTTGAAACAAGGCTTGATAACGCGTATAGAGAAAAGACTAGCAAAGCTGTAACTGTTGCATTTGAGCTTTTAGAAAACCCACAGCAGTTTAAAAGTGTTAAACAAAAATGTAAATTACTTGCTTGGACTACAACTCCTTGGACTCTTCCTAGCAATCTGGCATTGGCGATAGGAAAGGACATCAAGTATTGTGCAGTGTCAGTCCACTCTTTGGTGTCATTCCAGCGCGTGACGCTGGAATCTATTTCTGGATCCCAGTGTCGAAGCACTGGGATGACAGAAGTTAATGAAAGGAGTTCAGTGAACAGTGAAATTTATATTTTCGCTGAAAGCTACCTAGAAAAATTTATCAGCCACTCTGAACAAAACAATATTCCATATGAAAACTGCAATATAAAACTTAAAGCGAATGATCTTGCAGGCCTTTCCTATAAGCCGCTGTTTGATTACTTTAAAGATACAAAGAATGCATTCCGTGTTTTTGTTGCTGATTATGTTACAGGAGAAGATGGTACTGGCGTTGTACACACTGCTCCTGGATTTGGTGAGGAAGATTTTTACCTTTGCCAAAGCCATGATATTTCAGTTATTTGTCCAATTGATAACAGTGGAAAATTTACTGCTGAAGTTTCAGATTTGGCAGGGGTTCATGTTTTTGATACCAATGATACAGTAATAAAAAAATTGAAAGAACAAGGAAACTGGTTCAAAACTGAACAATATATTCACAATTATCCACACTGCTGGAGAACTGACACTCCTTTGATCTATCGCACTATGCCTTCTTGGTATGTTGCCGTTACAAAATTCAAAAGCAGAATGGTAGAGCTAAATAAGAGAGTTAATTGGATACCAAACCACATTAGAGATGGTCAATTTGGAAAATGGCTTGAAGGGGCACACGACTGGTCAATTTCACGCAATCGATTCTGGGGTACTCCGATTCCTGTGTGGCAATCAGATGATACAAGATATCCAAGAGTGGATGTATATGGTTCGATAGAAGAACTAGAGCGAGATTTTAATGTTAAAGTAGATGATTTGCACAGACCATTTATCGATACTTTAACGAGGCCAAATCCTGATGATCCAACAGGAAAATCAGTTATGCGTCGTGTGCCTGACGTATTTGACTGCTGGTTTGAATCTGGCTCGATGCCATTCGCACAAGTCCACTATCCGTTTGAAAATAAGGAGTGGTTTGAAACTGCAGATTTTATCACTGAATACATAGCGCAAACCAGGGGGTGGTTTTATACGCTCTTTGTATTGTCCACTGCTTTGTTTGATAGGGAACCATTTAAGAACTGCATATGCCACGGTGTTGTTTTGGATGTAAAAGGGCAAAAATTGTCCAAGCGTTTGAATAACTATGCAGATCCAATGGAGGTTTTTGATAGATACGGTTCTGATGCACTGCGTTTTCTTATGCTTTCTGGATCTATTGTTTGTGGTGGTAATTTGCTACTCGATAAAAAAGGAAACTCAATACGAGATGTTCTGAAAAACGTAATAAAACCTATTTGGAACAGTTATCACTTTTTTACCATGTATGCAAATGCAGATGGAATTAAAGCTGAAGTTTGTAAGGATTATCAAAGTACTATTGATCGCTACATGATTTCCAAATGTTTTGAAGCTGTAGAAAGTATCCAAACTTCTATGAACAGCTATAACTCCCAAGAGGCTTGCAAAATTTTGATGAACTTTTTTGAAGTGCTAAATAATTGGTATATTCGTCGCAGTCGCGAGCGTTTTTGGAAAAGTGATTTGGATCAGGATAAAACTGATGCTTATAATGTTCTATATACGGTTTTTTATTACATACTAAGAGCTGCAGCCCCTTTGTTGCCACTTATAACAGAGAATATATGGCAAGGGCTTAAGTATGAAGAAACATCTGTTCATTTGGCCGATTTCCCACAATTAGAGAAGTTTGATAGTCAGCTCATTGCCAAAATGGATCTAGTGAGAGAGATATGTAACTCTGCACTCTCTATTAGAAACACTTTTAATATACGTATCAGACAGCCACTTGGCAGTATGATCATTTATCATCAGTCTTCCTGTAGTTTTCTTGAAGGTGAGCCGTTTTCTGTCATCCCAGTGCGTGACACTGGGATCCAGTGTGCTGAAAACTCAAATGAGTACCAAGAGATGATAAAAGATGAGGTAAATGTAAAAAAACTGAAGTTAGTAAACAGACTTGAAGATATTGCATCACTAGAGTTAAAACTCAACTTCCCTGTGCTTGGAAAAAGAATTCCGGAGAAGATTAAGACACTGGTTCAATATGTTAAACAAGGAAAGTGGAAACAAGTTGAATCCGGTGTCATCCGAGTAGCTGACACTGGGATCCAGACGCAGATTCCAGCGTCACGCGCTGGAATGACAGAAAGAGGTCTCATATTTTTGGGGGACGAGTCAGAAAATTATATCATAGAAAAAGGCGAATATGAACTATTATTAAAAGCAAACAGTGAATTCTCCTCTGTATTTGATAACAACAAAGGGGTTGTTATCCTAAACACTACTTTAAATGATGAATTGATTCTAGAAGGGCTTGCAAGAGATGTAGTGAGGCTCATTCAGGAAACTAGGAAACAAGCTGATTTTCATATGTCCGATAGAATCAGAGTAATAATCAAAACAGAAGATGAGAAAATTAAGGAAGCAATAAATACGTGGATTGAATATATAAAAGAGCAGACCCTTGCCTTATCTTTGGACATTAATACAGAAATTGGAACTAACTTTTATTCTAAGGAATATCAGGATTTAAATGTTAGCATTGAGCGTTAG